One Amaranthus tricolor cultivar Red isolate AtriRed21 chromosome 1, ASM2621246v1, whole genome shotgun sequence DNA window includes the following coding sequences:
- the LOC130820374 gene encoding uncharacterized protein LOC130820374, whose translation MASMKKVMFGALFFFIAFELISCIPLLDDAVFQEPPKPDLSPYFSCIGEKQSSCMPKGNEGLSRQALFDKKRKCISDSHTACQPVYNKILSEFQNTKPIDEFNCIGVQCLPQPTLPAAEPMPEEINNVQNVTEVIINGDHMNITNEVPERTLMVDSKELKRAAEGKCLTKGNVCRIPFKAINNSSYLIEDCCEGQFCDQILKNNDEFGQCCLQNDRNNCWLP comes from the exons atgGCATCAATGAAGAAAGTCATGTTTGGTGctctcttcttcttcattgcATTTGAGTTAATTAGTTGCATTCCTCTCTTAGATGATGCTGTATTTCAAGAACCTCCAAAACCTGACTTGAGTCCATATTTCAGTTGCATAGGCGAAAAACAATCATCATGCATGCCAAAAG GCAATGAAGGCCTAAGTCGACAAGCTCTATTCgataaaaagagaaaatgcATAAGCGACTCACACACAGCATGCCAACCTGTATACAACAAAATCTTGTCag AATTCCAGAATACAAAACCAATTGATGAATTCAATTGCATTGGAGTACAATGTCTTCCACAACCAACATTACCAGCAGCAg AGCCGATGCCAGAAGAAATAAATAATGTGCAAAATGTAACGGAAGTTATTATAAATGGTGATCATATGAATATTACAAATGAAGTTCCCGAAAGAACATTAATGGTAGATTCCAAAGAACTGAAGCGTGCGGCAGAAGGGAAGTGCTTAACCAAAGGAAATGTATGTAGGATTCCATTCAAAGCAATTAATAATTCATCATACCTTATTGAAGATTGTTGCGAAGGCCAATTTTGCGACCAGATTCTAAAAAACAATGATGAATTCGGTCAATGTTGTCTCCAAAATGACCGCAATAATTGTTGGTTGCCCTGA